A single region of the Dehalococcoidia bacterium genome encodes:
- a CDS encoding ATP-binding protein: MWQNDAQRDAGILRESITQLPEPVVRPFLIIMSGLPGTGKSYLSRKLAERLPCVILTSDVLRKVLFPEPSFDASENQRLFSALPVLIEDFLSRNIPVLMDATNLVENHREQLYHVADKLRLKLVIVQVEAPPDVVQERLKARTENPDPHDFSTAGLGVHQKMKTSKENIRRNHLVVDTSRDIGPAIEKIVREVRW; encoded by the coding sequence ATGTGGCAGAATGACGCTCAGAGGGATGCCGGGATTCTCAGGGAATCGATCACGCAACTCCCCGAACCGGTAGTCAGGCCGTTTCTGATTATCATGAGCGGCTTGCCGGGCACGGGTAAATCGTATTTGAGCCGAAAACTGGCAGAGCGCCTGCCCTGTGTGATTCTGACCAGTGATGTTCTCAGGAAGGTGCTTTTCCCTGAACCCTCCTTCGATGCCAGTGAGAATCAGCGCCTCTTTTCAGCCCTTCCGGTTCTCATCGAGGATTTCTTGAGCCGGAACATCCCGGTGCTGATGGATGCCACCAATCTGGTGGAGAATCATCGCGAGCAGCTTTATCACGTTGCCGACAAGCTCCGATTGAAGCTCGTCATCGTTCAGGTGGAAGCGCCTCCCGATGTGGTGCAAGAACGCTTAAAAGCGCGAACCGAGAATCCCGATCCTCATGATTTCTCCACTGCCGGATTGGGAGTTCACCAGAAGATGAAGACGAGCAAGGAGAATATCCGCCGCAATCATCTGGTAGTGGATACCTCCAGAGATATTGGCCCGGCGATCGAGAAGATCGTTCGGGAAGTTAGGTGGTAG